ATATTCATTCGCCCCAGGCGCCAACGCCCGAGTCGATGTTGCGACTTTTAACCAAAGCGGCGGAAGTACTGAGCCCAGCGCAGATTTGGGTCAATCCTGACTGCGGCCTAAAAACACGCAAGTGGGACGAAGTACGACCGGCGCTGACCAACATGGTGAAAGCAGCCGAAGCGGCGCGTCAATCGTTGGCTACCTGACGCGACGTCGAGGTGAAAGGACCGCTGCGCGAAGCAATTCGTCAGCGGTCCTTTTTTTGCGCCTATTATTTTTTGCTCCGGCGTTTGGCTCTAGCTCGCCGCTGGTTAATCTCACGGCGGCTGCGCACCTTCGCAGGCTTGGACCGGACTGGAGCATCGGACCGGACTGGAGCATCGGACCGGACTGGAGCATCGGACCGGACTGGAGCATCGGACCGGACTGGATCGTTGGACCGGATTGGATCCATTTTTTCTGGCGGCGTTGATCGATCGGTTAGGTGATAGCGGGGGTAGGCGAATTGCGATGCTTCTTTGGCAGGGCTGGTCTTGGCGATTTCTCCGGCGGCGATCATTTGGTCCCAGGTCGGACTGAACTTGGTTCCGCTGATTCCGCTTTGGTCGCGGATCTTGGACTTGGTCGCTTGCTCTGGTTCGAGCCGCGTGATCGCAAGCCGAATTTTGGCTTGCAGTTTTTGCTCTTGCGAGCGCGTCTCTTGTTCGACCGCTTCGCCGCGCAGCGACTCGGTTTCGTGCAGCGCGACCTTCCACGTTCGGCCGGTCGGATCGTCCAGGCGACCTTCATCGATATCAACGCCCCATCGTTGACTCTGCCCTGCGTTGCCGCCGATCGTCAGCCACAAATGATGCTGTCCTCTGCCAGGCTCAAACGGGCGGCGGCGGTTCACCAGCATCCATTGTTGGGCGAAACTTTCGCACCCGACGCTGGCCAAATGAGACGTATCAATGCCGCGCCGCCCGAGCGTTTTTTGCGTGCCGCAGCAAAGAATCGGCGTGGCGCCGGCGTCGAGACAACATTGCACCAGATCGCGCAGTTGCGTCGCTTGGGCGCCGCGCTTCGCCGTCCATTGCCGCGGATCGATCATCACCACTTCCAGTTGATGCTTCGAAATCCACGCACGCAGATGCGGCAAGTTGGCGGCGTCGGCCAGGCCGCTCATCGTCAGCGCCCAGATCCAATTCGGCTGTTGTTTCGAGCTAACGCCGTTCGCATCGTTCCACCGTCGCGCGAGATCGACCAACAGCTGACGCTCGCTGGTGCTGCTGAGGAACCCGACGCGAAACGAACGCTCGGCGGCGATTTGTCCCAAGAATTTACCGCCGCTCGCCAGCGCCGCACACAAATCAACGGCGAGCGAAGTCTTCATGCTTTTGCTCGGCCCAACGAGCACCGCCGGTTCGTTTTGTGCGAGCATGTTCGGTATCAACCACTGCCGCGGTTCCGGCTCGTCTAAAAATTGTTCGGTCGTAAATTCCTGAAACGGGCTGCCGCCGTTCAGGTCGAGCCGGACGATTTTTCCGTCGTCTAAATTTTCTTCGTCGGCAGCGTCGTCGTTCGAAAGCCGCTGCAGCAAGATTTCCGCGTAACGATCCGACTCCATTTCGTCGGCGTCGCAGTGCATGATTGCGTGGAGCAAGTTGATCGTTTGTTGCCGGTGATATCCGACGGGCGACAGCCGGTCGATCAGCTGCGGCACGTCGCTGGCGGAGCCGCCTTCCGCGTGCAATTGCAACATCGTCATGTAGAGATCGCGATGCCGTTTGCTTCGAAAACAAGCGGTTGGCGGCGGGTCGGCGGACAAGATCGTCGGCGAGATCAAAGCACAGGCCAACCACTGCGCTTCGAGCGTCTCTCCCTGCGTCCGATCGCGAACCGACGCCTCGTCGCGCAGCGCCGCATTACTCTTCCGCAACCGCGTCATCAACTGACGAATTTCCTTGATCCTCATCCCGTTCGCCCCCCAATTTTGCGCGTAGATATCCGAGGTAGGGTGGGTGGAGCAAGCGATTTCCGGCGCACCAATTTCAAACGACATCACCGCTTGCGCAACCCACCAATGCGATCCAATTGATCGACAATTTTGGTGGGTTACGCAAACCGGTTATGTTGGTTGATGATGGTCAAATCGCTCGCGGTTTTTGCTTCACCCATCCTACGATTTTGCAGTCGACCCCAACTCCGTGCGCTTTGTCAACAGACAATTTTTCAGAGCCAAGAATCAGCCGTAGGGTGGGTGGAGCAAGCGGTTTCCGGCGCACCAATTTCGAACGATATTCCCGCTTGCGCAACCCACCATGGACGCCATGTCGGCAAGCAGGTTCTGGTGGGTTGCGCAAACCGATCACGTCGTTTAATGATGGTCGAATCAATCGCGGTTTTTGCTTCACCCACCCTACAATTTTTTAGTCGACCCGAAGTCTGTGCGCTTTGTCAACAGACAATTTTTGAGCCTGGGTGGCCCGACCAGTTCGTCCAGAACTGGTTGGGTTGCGCAGCAACAAGACGCCGCGCCATGCAGCCGCCAAGTCCGTAAAACGATTCCAATTAAGATCCGATTTTCGACGCCGGTGAGAGGTGGGGATCTCGGCATGAAATCGATGCCGATGGCGCAGCATCTTGTTGCTAAAGCAACCCAAGCGAGTCTTGAACAGACTGGTCGGGCCACCCAGCGCTAATTAGCCCGTTCCAATCGCAATAGCCTTTCTTTCAACTTCAATCCTTGCGGCGCTGAGAAGCCATGCAGCTTGCCGGAGCTGGCGATCACGCGATGACAGGGGATCAGCAGCGGGATTCGATTGCGGGCCATAGCTCCTCCGACGGCTCTGGCGGCGGCTGGTGATCCGGCTCGCGCGGCTAGTTGTCCATAACTGAGCGTCGTGCCGGGCGGAATCTTGCGGCATTGTTGATAGACGCGGGTCGCGAACGGGGTGAAGCCGGTCAAATCGATTGCGATGGATGCTAGATCAACCGGTTCGCCGGCGGCGTATTGTTGCAGTTGCGCGACAATTTGCTGTTGCCTGGGGAAGAGAGAAACGGCCTTGGGCTGCCGTTTGTTGGCGGTGGCGAAGCTGAGCCGGTAGACCACATCGCCGCGGAGTTCGATGTCTAATGGCCCCAAATCGGTCGATATCGTGAAAATCGTCAACGTAAGTGGGGCAAGCATGGTAGTTCGGCGGTTGGGCGGGTGCATCTCGGACTTTCCCTCTAGCGACAGGGATATATACTAAGGTTCAGGCGGATGAACGAACTTTCTAGTTTATCCGAGAATCTCTAGCGCTCGAGAAGGAAATACGGATGGCCGGCTACCGATCGCTGAGTGACGACTTCTACGTCAACATGAATCTCAATACTGAGATGGACCTCCCGAGCGGCCGCGACGCGGTGCTCCACTTTTTTGAACAGATCCGCAAGAAGTATCCGCTGATGCGGAATTTCTATGCGCGCGAACGATCTGAGTTTGTGCTCGAAGAGGACAAAGATCAAGGCAGCTATCGCTGGGCTTCGGTCGAGATGAAGCGGGTCCTCTCTGGCTGCGTCAACATTGAGAACCTGGAAGAAGCGATCGAGCAACATCGCTTCATCCTAGAACTGGCCCCCTATCTGCTGTCGGTCAGCCCGCTCGACTGTGAATCGCTCAACCTGATGTATGGGTTTGATTTCACCTATCGCGGCAATCACAACCAACTGGTCGCTGAAGCGCTCGGCCTGTCGCCGGCGTTTGAAAAGCTAGGGCGATTGGAGAACAGTCGCTTGGTCAGCTGCGAACCATCGATTCAGATCGCGCTGGATGACGAGTGTCGCATTCAATGTCGGATCAGTATCGAAACGAGAACCAGCGCCTATCATGTACGGACCGGAGAATTTCCGGAAGAACAACTGAGCGTCTACCTGACGCTGCGCAACTATGGGAGTCTCGATCCAGGGAATACCTACGTTGACGCCATGGATGGTTTGCACGCGGCCGCGGCGCGGATCATGGACGAGTACGTCATCCAGAATATTCTGGAGCCGCTCCGTCAGGCGATTACGCTGCGATAAGCGCTCGACCGCTTCACGAACCATCCGTGCTGGGGTTTACAACTCTTCGTAGTCGGAAGCGCCCGTTTGAAGTGCGAGCCGTATTCCCTCGCTGGCGCAGCGGGCTAGTGTTCTGTCACGCGACAATTTTCGGGCGCCATGTTCTTATTAGCCGTAGTGCGTTAGCACCGGTTTCTGATGGGGACTCATTTGCGAAAGACTATTGGTGACAGAAACCGCGGCCAGCGCCGTGCAGCTGATTTCGTGGAAGCCGAAAATAGCGGTTTGACAGAACACTAGCCCGCTGCGCGAGCGAGGGAATAGAGTTGGCGATCCTAACCCGGATTGAAGTGGCGAGCCGCATTCCCTCGCTGGCGCTGCGGGCTAGTGTTCTGTCACGCGACAATTTTCGGGCGCCATGTTCTTATTAGCCGTAGTGCGTTAGCACCGGTTTCTGATGGGGACTCATTTGCGAAAGACTATTGGTGACAGAAACCGCGGCCAGCGCCGCGCAGCTGATTTCGTGGAAGCCGAAAATAGCGGTTTGACAGAACACTAGCCCGCTGCGCGAGCGAGGGAATAGAGTTGGCGATCCTAACCCGGATTGAAGTGCGAGCCGTATTCCCTCGCTGGCGCTGCGGGCTAGTGTTCTGTCACGCGACAATTTTCGGGCGCCATGTTTTTATTAGCCGTAGTGCGTTAGCACCGGTTTCTGATGGGAACTCATTTGCGAAAGACAATTGGTGACAGAAACCGCGGCCAGCGCCGTGCAGCTGATTTCGTGGAAGCCCGAGCGATAGAACTACGCCAGGCGCCTACGAAGCGCAAATCACAACGCGCACTTCGGCTAATTCGGCGAGCGCGTTCACCAGGTCGCCGGGAAGTATCGGCTTGGTCAGAAAGAGTTGGAATCCAGCGGCTTGACAGGCGATCCTGTCTTCACGACGAGCGCAAGCAGTCAACGCGGCGACCGGAAATTGCTCATCGAGCCGGCGAATTCCGGCCAACGTGGTGATACCATCTTGCCGCGGCATTCGCAGATCGAGGATCGCCAAATCAAAACGATCGGGATGGAATATCGCCGTCGCCGCGTCCCCATCACAAACTTGCGTCACTTCAGCGCCGGCCCCCGTCAAAATGATCTCCAAAAGTTGACGATTCAAGTCGTCATCTTCCGCGATCAAAATGCGAAGTCCCGCGAGTGATTGCGAGTTGGTGATATCGGTCTGCATTATGTCGACCAAGTGGGAAAGAGAGGAGATTGTTCAACTGCTCAAATCTAGTACGCAATTGACGGGCTCCCCCTCATTTTGCGCCCTTCCGCAGCCCCAAGGGGTTGATTCTGCGCTAAACCGGCGACTCCGGGGCGAGCTGCATCTCCCAATCGTTCGTTTTGTCGCTGATCGCCAACCGTTCCCCCACTTTGGCAGGGAATCCTTTTTTGCGCAACCCAGCGGCGATCCTCGGCTTTGCTTCGGCAAAGTCTAATCCAACGGACAAAACAGTAGGACCATGAAACCCGATCGGCGTCGCCAACAAGATGGTTGGATCGGTCGGCAGCGTCTGAAACAATTGGCCGAGTTGGTCGTTCTCGTTTTGATTTCGCCCCAACAAGATCAGGCCGCGATCT
The nucleotide sequence above comes from Blastopirellula sp. J2-11. Encoded proteins:
- a CDS encoding AAA family ATPase; amino-acid sequence: MRIKEIRQLMTRLRKSNAALRDEASVRDRTQGETLEAQWLACALISPTILSADPPPTACFRSKRHRDLYMTMLQLHAEGGSASDVPQLIDRLSPVGYHRQQTINLLHAIMHCDADEMESDRYAEILLQRLSNDDAADEENLDDGKIVRLDLNGGSPFQEFTTEQFLDEPEPRQWLIPNMLAQNEPAVLVGPSKSMKTSLAVDLCAALASGGKFLGQIAAERSFRVGFLSSTSERQLLVDLARRWNDANGVSSKQQPNWIWALTMSGLADAANLPHLRAWISKHQLEVVMIDPRQWTAKRGAQATQLRDLVQCCLDAGATPILCCGTQKTLGRRGIDTSHLASVGCESFAQQWMLVNRRRPFEPGRGQHHLWLTIGGNAGQSQRWGVDIDEGRLDDPTGRTWKVALHETESLRGEAVEQETRSQEQKLQAKIRLAITRLEPEQATKSKIRDQSGISGTKFSPTWDQMIAAGEIAKTSPAKEASQFAYPRYHLTDRSTPPEKMDPIRSNDPVRSDAPVRSDAPVRSDAPVRSDAPVRSKPAKVRSRREINQRRARAKRRSKK
- a CDS encoding methylated-DNA--[protein]-cysteine S-methyltransferase is translated as MLAPLTLTIFTISTDLGPLDIELRGDVVYRLSFATANKRQPKAVSLFPRQQQIVAQLQQYAAGEPVDLASIAIDLTGFTPFATRVYQQCRKIPPGTTLSYGQLAARAGSPAAARAVGGAMARNRIPLLIPCHRVIASSGKLHGFSAPQGLKLKERLLRLERAN
- a CDS encoding response regulator; the protein is MQTDITNSQSLAGLRILIAEDDDLNRQLLEIILTGAGAEVTQVCDGDAATAIFHPDRFDLAILDLRMPRQDGITTLAGIRRLDEQFPVAALTACARREDRIACQAAGFQLFLTKPILPGDLVNALAELAEVRVVICAS